Within the Chlamydiales bacterium STE3 genome, the region AAAGGCAGTGCTTTTTTAAAATGGCGTTTTTCCTCATAAAAACGGCTAGAGCCAGGACCATGATCCACAACTTGATCCTGTAAAGGACACTCTCCTCCCCTATCGCAGATCGGACAATCAAGCGGATGGTTAATCAATAGCAATTCTAAGATTTCTTTGCGCCCCGCCACTGCTGGATTGCTTTGAGTCCTTACAATCATGCCCTCTTGTGCTTCCAAGGTGCATGAGGCCTGGAGCTTACCCATTTTTTCCACTTCGACAAGGCAAACGCGGCAAGCACCAAAGGGGGGCATTCGGTCTTGATAGCAAAAGATAGGCACTTTAATCCCTAGCTGCTTAATCGCGCTATAGACAGTAGTTCCTTTTGGAACACTCAAAGGGATGTTATCAATAGTAAAATGGATCAATTCTGGATTCATAATTTATAAGTAAGGGTAAGAAACCTTCATTGTAGGAACACTCTTTGCATGGGGATTGCGCTCAATATAAGCCTCAAATTCCTGTTTAAAGTGCTCTATGGCACTTACAATAGGGGGTGCAGCACCGACTGCTAAAGGGCAGAAGGAAAATTTTTCCATCGCATAGCACGCGTCACCAATTGTTTTAAAGTCGCCATATGTCCCCTCTCCTTTTAAAATACGGCTTAAAATCTGTACTACCCAACGGGTCCCTTCGCGACAGGGTGTGCATTTACCACAAGACTCATTCTGATAAAATTCCATTAAGCGATGGGCCACTTTCACCATGTCAGCACTATCATCCATTACAATGATCGAAGCGGTTCCAAGAGCTGTTTTACGTGCAATTAATTCATCAAAATCCATAGAAATATCTAAGTCTTCTGCTGTCAGTAATGCACACGAAGATCCCCCAGGGTAGCAAGCTTTAAAAGTTCTACCAGGAAGCATCCCACCAGCTTTCTCTATTACTGTGCGTAATGAAACGCCCAGAGGGAATTCATAGCACCCCGGTTTAGCAAGCTGTCCACTAATCTGAAAGATCTTTGTCCCCGTATTCTTAGGCTTACCAATAGCTTTATACCAATCCACGCCCCGTTCTACAACGTGCACAACGTTGCAAAGAGTTTCCACATTGTTGATAATCGTCGGCTTTCCGTAAAGGCCAACAAGAGCTGGGAAGGGAGGTTTTAATCTTGGGGTGGCACG harbors:
- a CDS encoding NADH-quinone oxidoreductase subunit F 2 (Product derived from UniProtKB/Swiss-Prot:P56913;Gene name derived from UniProtKB/Swiss-Prot:P56913;EC number derived from UniProtKB/Swiss-Prot:P56913), producing MDEMRILTAYIDNPKQCEIETYESNGGYRAIQKALKEMQPEELIEKVQQSELRGRGGAGFLTGSKWGFIPKDPHILKYLVCNADESEPGTFKDRLLMECDPHQVVEGVMLASYAIGAHTSFIYCRGEYYASIQKLTNAIQQAKKKGYLGSNLFGSNYSLEIIVHPGAGAYIAGEETALLNSLEGYRATPRLKPPFPALVGLYGKPTIINNVETLCNVVHVVERGVDWYKAIGKPKNTGTKIFQISGQLAKPGCYEFPLGVSLRTVIEKAGGMLPGRTFKACYPGGSSCALLTAEDLDISMDFDELIARKTALGTASIIVMDDSADMVKVAHRLMEFYQNESCGKCTPCREGTRWVVQILSRILKGEGTYGDFKTIGDACYAMEKFSFCPLAVGAAPPIVSAIEHFKQEFEAYIERNPHAKSVPTMKVSYPYL